In Tenacibaculum sp. 190524A02b, the genomic stretch TGCTTCGGTAGCACTGTTTATTTTAATATCTAAAGAAGCTAAAATATTTTTAATCGTTTCTTTAGGTATTTCTTGACCTATTAACCTGTAAGTATTTTCAAAAGATAAAAATACTTGGAAATCATCTACTTTTTCAGGGTAAAAATCTAAAACATCTGAAGACATTTTTCCTCCTGCATACTCCTCTATTAATAACGCTGCTCTTTTTAAAGCATACTTTGTCATGTTTATATCAATACCTCTTTCAAAACGGAAAGAAGCGTCCGTATTTAAACCATGACGTTTAGCTGTTTTACGAATAGAAACTGGATTAAAATAAGCACTCTCTAAAAAGATAGTTGTTGTATGTTCCGTAACTCCTGAATTCAAACCACCAAATACACCTCCAATACATAAAGGATTGTCATCTACATCACAAATCATTATATCTTCTGCAGACAATTCTCTTTCTACTTCATCTAATGTTGTAAACTTCGTTCCTTCTGCTAAGTTTTTTACAACTACTTTATTTCCTTTTATCTTTAAAGCATCAAAAGCATGTAATGGCTGACCTAACTCATGTAAAACATAGTTTGTTATGTCTACAATATTATTTTTAGGGGTTAATCCAATTGCTTTTAATCTATTCTGAATCCATTCTGGTGAGTCTTTTACTTCTACATCAGTAATTGTTATCCCACAATATCTTGGAACCAACTCTTTATTATCGACCTCTATATCTACTTTAAAAGTTCTTTCATCTACATGAAAATCAGACACTGAAGGAGATATTAACTCTAAACTTGTTCCTTGCTGAATTAATCCTGCTCTTAAATCACGTGCAACACCAAAATGACTCATGGCATCTGCTCTATTAGGTGTTAAACCAATTTCAAAAACGTAATCAATTTCAATATTAAAAACATCAGCACATGGAGTTCCTGGAGTTAACTTCTCATCAAGAATCATAATTCCATCATGTCCCTTACCTAAACCTAGTTCATCCTCAGCACATATCATTCCATGACTTTCTTCTCCTCTTATCTTACCTTTTTTTATCTTAAAGCCTTCACCTTTTTCATCATACAACATAGTACCAATAGTAGCCACAGGAACTTTTTGACCAGCATCTACATTAGGAGCTCCACAAACTATTTGAACTGGAGCCTCACCTCCTAAATTAACAGTAGTTACTTTTAACTTATCAGCATTAGGGTGCTTTACACATGTCAAAACTTCCCCAACTACAACTCCACTAAGGCTTCCTTTAATACTTTCCACCTTTTCAATTCCTTCTACTTCAAGTCCAAGGTCAGTTAATAACTCTCCTGTTTTTTCTACTTCCCAATCAATTTGTAAAAATTGTCTTAACCAATTGTATGATATCTTCATTTTTTAATATCTGATTTAGCCTGCAAATTTAAACAAATTAAACCAAAAATTTAACCGTATCTAAACATGTTTATATCTTACTGATAGTTAACAATTTGGTAACATTAGAATTTATAAAAAAGTGTTTATTTGTGCGAATTTTTAAAAGTTAACAAATATTTATGAAAAAAATTTATCCCTTCTTACTTTTATTTATATCAGCAACTGTATTT encodes the following:
- the pheT gene encoding phenylalanine--tRNA ligase subunit beta — translated: MKISYNWLRQFLQIDWEVEKTGELLTDLGLEVEGIEKVESIKGSLSGVVVGEVLTCVKHPNADKLKVTTVNLGGEAPVQIVCGAPNVDAGQKVPVATIGTMLYDEKGEGFKIKKGKIRGEESHGMICAEDELGLGKGHDGIMILDEKLTPGTPCADVFNIEIDYVFEIGLTPNRADAMSHFGVARDLRAGLIQQGTSLELISPSVSDFHVDERTFKVDIEVDNKELVPRYCGITITDVEVKDSPEWIQNRLKAIGLTPKNNIVDITNYVLHELGQPLHAFDALKIKGNKVVVKNLAEGTKFTTLDEVERELSAEDIMICDVDDNPLCIGGVFGGLNSGVTEHTTTIFLESAYFNPVSIRKTAKRHGLNTDASFRFERGIDINMTKYALKRAALLIEEYAGGKMSSDVLDFYPEKVDDFQVFLSFENTYRLIGQEIPKETIKNILASLDIKINSATEAGLGLTIPSYRVDVQREADIIEEILRVYGYNNIEFSHKLNTSISFDNNKEIKVENVVAEQLTALGFNETMANSLTKADYIALSENLNPDYNVEMLNPLSNDLKVMRQSLLFSGLESVAYNINRKQNSLKFYEFGKTYHKYESGYQEDKHLTLFVTGSKVKDSWKVAAGTSDFFYLKGVITSILERLGVSSLKSSPVKTDVFSEGLVFSLGKIKLVEFGVVKRSILKEFSIKQEVLFADFNWKNILEVVGKKKIKVSDLPKYPAVKRDLALLLDNKTEFKELYNLAFQSERKLLKEVDLFDVYEGDKLPEGKKSYAVSFVLQDENKTLADKQIDKIMQKLQQTFEKNLDAVLR